From a region of the Arachis ipaensis cultivar K30076 chromosome B09, Araip1.1, whole genome shotgun sequence genome:
- the LOC107615007 gene encoding uncharacterized protein LOC107615007: MVDWIKDFLASGDQQLPIVIFQFARVKNLRTNIVQNIMYGTRLLINPDIPEALMLRKREISQYLSVVSGKPAYLDEDEVLYSIGRKTIKELRAAADVGFYVVRATVLDVEPVPSWWYKSCVCSVKAEANADEYFCDGCNKNVNNVVDRYKLNLLVFDGTGTTNFVVFDKEVAALFGRTCTEMVKELNEKGKASKDPTGFNEFFLDKEFLFKVEVKTTGWCDSYDVSVIRSDSTNLPRWRDTQGPVKSGVPSAGPINPMHSRGEDGCSVCDESPYPIVKNLSVIKRPVVRRLLDEFNMSGTPSIKK, translated from the exons ATGGTGGACTGGATCAAGGATTTTCTAGCATCGGGCGATCAACAACTGCCAATAGTTATTTTTCAATTTGCAAGAGTAAAAAATTTAC GTACCAATATTGTGCAGAACATTATGTATGGTACTAGACTCTTGATAAATCCAGATATTCCTGAGGCTTTGATGCTTCGAAAAAG AGAGATCTCGCAGTACCTGTCTGTGGTTTCTGGCAAACCAGCATATCTTGATGAAGATGAAGTTTTATATTCCATTGGGAGGAAGACAATAAAGGAGTTACGTGCTGCTGCGGAT GTTGGATTCTATGTTGTTCGGGCCACTGTTCTTGATGTTGAACCCGTTCCAAGTTGGTGGTATAAATCATGTGTTTGCAGCGTGAAGGCAGAAGCTAATGCGGATGAATACTTCTGCGATGGCTGTAATAAGAACGTGAATAATGTGGTTGACAG GTATAAGTTGAATTTGTTGGTTTTTGATGGTACTGGTACAACGAACTTTGTTGTGTTCGATAAGGAGGTCGCAGCACTATTCGGACGAACATGTACTGAGATGGTGAAAGAGTTGAAT gAAAAAGGGAAAGCAAGCAAAGATCCTACTGGTTTTAATGAGTTTTTCCTTGATAAGGAGTTTCTATTCAAGGTCGAAGTAAAAACTACTGGATGGTGCGATTCTTATGATGTATCGGTGATACGTTCTGATTCTACCAATTTACCGAGGTGGAGGGACACTCAAGGCCCGGTAAAATCTGGTGTACCCAGTGCTGGTCCTATTAACCCTATGCAT TCTCGAGGTGAAGATGGATGTTCTGTTTGTGATGAGTCACCTTATCCAATTGTGAAAAATTTGTCTGTTATTAAAAGACCTGTTGTGAGG cGTCTGTTGGATGAGTTCAACATGTCTGGTACTCCTTCCATTAAAAAGTAG